One part of the Aurantibacillus circumpalustris genome encodes these proteins:
- a CDS encoding type II secretion system F family protein produces the protein MAVIDLAKYSEKQIPKVRSEKLAKDSSVSSFMNTEITLFEKKFGPKEKEAFYSELGLLLSTGVDIKTAFEIIEEDIPNKKHKALLEQIKNDIISGMRIFEAVSKHEKVFSKYEAQSIKIGEETGKLADVLKELGIFYLSSIKLRRQIVGVMTYPVVVISMAILIVYFMLSFVVPIFIDIFTQTGGELPEITQFLIKVSNKSSAIFYTLFVFVGVIVILHKTQKKKEWYRKYTSAFFLKIPVVNKLIQKIYLARFCQSMKLLSGARVMINEALELVRNMIEYYPMEHALEMVKNEVVSEGKLLNESLAKHSIFPKKLIALIKLSEEVNAPEIIFEKLYQQYSSEMEHQQAVIGKLIEPIFIVILGLFVGFILVAMYLPMFEMSSGTF, from the coding sequence ATGGCAGTAATTGATCTCGCAAAATATTCCGAAAAACAAATTCCTAAAGTACGCTCTGAAAAACTAGCTAAAGATTCTAGTGTTTCGAGTTTTATGAACACAGAGATTACTTTGTTTGAAAAAAAATTCGGTCCAAAAGAAAAAGAAGCATTTTATTCTGAACTGGGTTTGCTGCTTTCTACGGGTGTTGATATTAAGACAGCTTTTGAAATTATTGAAGAAGATATTCCCAATAAAAAACATAAAGCTTTATTGGAACAGATAAAAAACGATATCATAAGTGGCATGCGCATTTTTGAAGCGGTATCTAAGCACGAAAAAGTATTTAGTAAATATGAAGCCCAAAGTATTAAAATAGGGGAGGAAACTGGCAAACTTGCTGATGTGTTGAAAGAATTAGGAATATTTTATTTGTCGAGTATTAAGTTAAGAAGGCAGATAGTAGGTGTTATGACTTATCCTGTTGTGGTGATTAGTATGGCAATATTAATTGTTTATTTTATGCTCTCGTTTGTAGTGCCAATATTCATTGATATTTTTACGCAGACAGGCGGAGAGTTACCGGAAATAACCCAATTTTTAATTAAAGTTAGCAATAAGAGCTCGGCAATTTTTTATACTCTTTTTGTATTTGTGGGAGTAATTGTAATTCTTCATAAAACACAAAAGAAGAAAGAATGGTATAGGAAATACACCTCAGCGTTCTTTTTAAAAATACCGGTAGTAAATAAACTTATTCAAAAGATTTATCTAGCTCGCTTTTGTCAAAGTATGAAGTTATTGTCTGGTGCACGTGTAATGATTAATGAAGCCTTGGAACTTGTTCGAAACATGATTGAATATTATCCAATGGAACATGCTCTTGAAATGGTGAAAAACGAAGTAGTAAGCGAAGGAAAATTATTAAATGAAAGTCTTGCGAAACATTCTATTTTTCCAAAAAAATTAATTGCGTTAATTAAGCTTAGTGAAGAAGTAAATGCCCCGGAAATTATTTTTGAGAAACTCTACCAGCAATACTCCTCTGAAATGGAGCATCAGCAAGCCGTTATTGGGAAATTAATTGAACCTATTTTTATTGTGATTTTGGGACTATTTGTTGGGTTTATTTTAGTGGCCATGTATTTACCAATGTTTGAAATGAGCAGCGGAACTTTTTAA
- a CDS encoding type IV pilus modification PilV family protein — MKAKKPKYVKGSSMVEVLIAFAITSFCVSLAFIIYLNIQKSSLPFFKIKAVELAEQFMHETLEKNTFFEESYTAEEFTAKKTIIGTSSYPDCSLVRIIVFDSFKKKIYELETLVYNPGHY; from the coding sequence ATGAAAGCTAAGAAGCCGAAATATGTTAAGGGAAGCAGCATGGTTGAGGTGCTAATAGCGTTTGCAATCACAAGTTTTTGCGTAAGCTTGGCTTTTATAATTTATTTAAACATTCAAAAAAGCAGCTTACCGTTTTTTAAAATTAAAGCAGTGGAGTTGGCAGAACAATTTATGCATGAAACATTAGAGAAAAATACTTTTTTTGAAGAAAGTTATACAGCAGAAGAGTTTACCGCAAAGAAAACGATTATTGGCACCAGTTCTTATCCAGATTGTTCCTTAGTAAGAATTATTGTGTTTGACTCGTTCAAAAAAAAGATATACGAATTGGAAACACTAGTCTATAATCCCGGACACTATTAA
- a CDS encoding prepilin-type N-terminal cleavage/methylation domain-containing protein, with product MIKRKSKYKVKGFTIAELLVVLVLSSISISLSYGTLTYIQKLFSEYKKQNKFLNEYTDLKERLDYESLNARIVELEKENCFLFHRDSTISSLQLLEHKILLKRNNHCDTFHIEPQKIKVEFEHMTNPIWVNRLVNKISFEGEYTKQKLTICFYKDHSSAIKLMLDKEEKLWQ from the coding sequence ATGATTAAAAGGAAAAGCAAATACAAGGTAAAAGGATTCACAATTGCTGAACTGCTGGTCGTTTTGGTCTTGAGTTCAATTTCCATAAGTTTATCTTACGGTACACTTACCTATATTCAAAAATTATTCAGTGAGTATAAAAAACAAAATAAATTTTTAAATGAATACACCGATCTAAAAGAAAGACTGGACTATGAATCTTTGAATGCGCGTATTGTTGAACTAGAGAAAGAAAATTGTTTTTTGTTCCACCGTGATAGTACTATTTCAAGTTTACAATTATTAGAACATAAAATACTACTAAAAAGAAACAATCACTGCGACACATTTCATATTGAACCGCAAAAAATTAAAGTAGAATTCGAGCACATGACAAACCCAATCTGGGTAAACAGATTAGTTAATAAAATTAGTTTTGAAGGGGAGTATACAAAACAAAAATTAACTATTTGTTTTTATAAAGACCATAGTTCTGCAATTAAGTTAATGTTAGATAAAGAGGAGAAGTTATGGCAGTAA
- a CDS encoding prepilin-type N-terminal cleavage/methylation domain-containing protein: MKQFSQIRKIRAYKVKGMTLIELLLVLALVGILLSMAVPKLMPLIGRTKSLEAQMQLKHVLNLEKNYFYINSKYSNSLEDLGFEQSKLITEDGKANYKIEIVEANNKSFTAKAISVTDFDQDGQLNVWQINQDEEIKEVIKD; encoded by the coding sequence ATGAAACAATTTAGTCAGATTAGAAAAATTAGAGCTTACAAGGTTAAGGGAATGACTTTAATTGAACTCCTTTTAGTGCTCGCCCTTGTTGGAATTCTTTTATCCATGGCGGTGCCAAAGTTGATGCCATTAATTGGAAGAACGAAATCATTAGAAGCGCAAATGCAATTAAAACATGTTTTGAACCTAGAAAAGAATTATTTCTATATCAATTCAAAATATTCCAACAGTTTAGAAGATTTAGGGTTTGAGCAATCAAAACTTATCACCGAAGACGGCAAGGCAAACTATAAAATTGAGATTGTAGAAGCTAATAATAAATCTTTCACCGCAAAAGCAATCTCGGTGACAGATTTTGATCAGGACGGCCAACTAAATGTTTGGCAGATTAACCAGGACGAGGAAATTAAAGAAGTAATCAAAGATTAA